A region of Paralichthys olivaceus isolate ysfri-2021 chromosome 24, ASM2471397v2, whole genome shotgun sequence DNA encodes the following proteins:
- the gtf3c3 gene encoding general transcription factor 3C polypeptide 3, translated as MSGFSAELIDYLEGRITFEEFDQRRDERKAKESGVSVEEEEEEEEEEEDAQPSTSALLPGKIEGVSPGVQLAFASILGETLEPPSSSEEEEEEEHKEKEEEEEEEEDDDDEEDSLSYVDDEDDKDYRVEKEEAVRAAVEVGLSDKSPKRRGRGGKGARRKKKDMELELEVEDPTVGDIFALEMELNRENKKMMKGRRHRSKLPRALRGLMGEANIRYARGEKEDAILMCMEIIRQAPLAYEPFSTLAMIYEDEGDVDKALQFSLIAAHLNPSDCEEWIRLAEISLEQDNIRQALVCYSKAIKYDPTNVRYLWERSSLYMRLGEHKLCMDGYRRILSLLPQEDGEHFMQLSKDMAKSYYDSNDFPSALSVIEEALERHPTLVSDDFINMAAELYISSRQYSKALQVLVQFSGIVIVRAESQSDSTVPTREEKEAEETMETTKTTETTATMETTKTTETTATMETTKTTETTATMETTKTTETTATMETTKTTETTATMETTKTTETTATMETTEKTETTEEQEKKSEEDTKTAAEVTAEEKGEIIDVEVPDSVPVDLRAKLIVCLIHQHFYAPLESLVSSLMEQSPEEIGDLYLDVGEAYLEEGEYMSALPLLSALVVSEKYNLAVVWLRHAECLKALGHMEGAADGFTRVVEMAPQHLEARLSLATLQQQLGRPECALKALESMYDNDTLSQDSSAAQKELKLLLHRSTLLKTQGQIQDYLDAMITMISMLLKVAMQRANVCVCSVTMSGETHLKLVKVKDVMPEIADHVAAYLDNTGKTNVLSKEDWWQLLVSCVLTMCEVHRYAEADLLVESTMEFFSFYDNKPKRKEMEFFGLSATLLDHNYYSAYNYIRLMLMENVDLPQLWNIFNQLTIKSKHQRHHRFCLRLLLKHPDNHALCVLCGHNAMVSGSFKHALGQYVQAFQTHPNNPLHSLCVGLTFFHMASQKYVAKRHILVMQGFSFLWRYVELRGECQESIYNLGRALHQIGLIHLAIHYYQKALSLPAQKLEGIADDQVDLRREIAFNLSLIYQASGNIEMTRQLINTYCIV; from the exons ATGTCGGGCTTCAGCGCGGAGCTCATCGACTACCTGGAGGGGAGGATCACGTTTGAGGAGTTCGACCAGAGGAGAGACGAGCGGAAGGCGAAG GAGTCAGGGGTCTcggttgaggaggaggaggaggaggaagaggaggaggaggatgctcAGCCCTCCACCTCGGCACTACTCCCGGGGAAGATCG AGGGAGTCAGCCCAGGGGTCCAGCTGGCCTTTGCCTCCATTCTAGGAGAAACATTGGAGCCGCCATCTTCttctgaagaggaggaggaggaggagcataaggagaaagaagaagaagaggaggaggaggaggacgacgacGATGAGGAGGACAGCCTGAGCTATGTGGATGACGAGGATGATAAGGATTAcagggtggagaaggaggaagcAGTGCGGGCGGCAGTGGAGGTGGGGCTGTCAGACAAGAGCCCGAAGCGAAGGGGCAGAGGAGGTAAAGGAgcaaggaggaagaagaaagataTGGAGCTAGAGTTGGAGGTAGAAGATCCAACGGTGGGAGACATATTCGCTCTGGAGATGGAGCTGAACCGGGAAAacaagaagatgatgaag ggGCGGCGCCATCGCAGCAAGCTGCCCCGAGCTCTGAGGGGGCTGATGGGAGAAGCCAACATCCGCTACgccagaggagaaaaagaggacgCCATTCTGATGTGCATGGAGATCATCAGACAGG ctcctctggccTATGAACCTTTCTCCACGTTGGCCATGATCTACGAGGACGAGGGCGACGTAGACAAAGCGCTGCAGTTCAGTCTGATCGCCGCCCACCTGAACCCCTCCGACTGCGAGGAGTGGATCAGACTGGCCGAAATATCTCTGGAGCAGGACAACATCCGACAGGCGCTCGTCTGCTACAGCAAAG CCATCAAGTACGACCCCACCAACGTGCGCTACCTGTGGGAGCGCTCAAGCCTCTACATGCGCCTGGGTGAGCACAAGCTGTGCATGGACGGCTACCGCAGGATCCTGTCGCTGCTGCCGCAAGAGGACGGCGAGCACTTCATGCAGCTTTCCAAGGACATGGCCAA AAGTTACTATGATAGTAATGACTTTCCTTCAGCTCTGAGTGTGATTGAGGAAGCTCTGGAACGACACCCCACCCTGGTCAGTGACGACTTCATCAACATGGCAGCCGAGCTCTACATCTCCAGCCGACAGTACAGCAAGGCCCTGCAg GTCTTGGTCCAGTTTTCAGGTATTGTTATTGTCAGGGCTGAATCTCAGTCAGACTCCACGGTACCGACTcgagaggagaaagaggcagaAGAAACAATGGAGACGACAAAAACGACGGAGACAACGGCGACGATGGAGACGACAAAAACGACGGAGACAACGGCGACGATGGAGACGACAAAAACGACGGAGACAACGGCGACGATGGAGACGACAAAAACGACGGAGACAACGGCGACGATGGAGACGACAAAAACGACGGAGACAACGGCGACGATGGAGACGACAAAAACGACGGAGACAACGGCGACGATGGAGACGACAGAGAAGACGGAGACGacggaggagcaggagaagaagagtgaAGAGGACACAAAGACAGCAGCGGAAGTTACAGCAGAGGAGAAGG GGGAAATTATAGATGTAGAGGTACCAGACTCTGTTCCAGTGGATCTGAGGGCCAAGTTAATAGTTTGCCTCATACACCAGCACTTCTACGCACCCCTGGAG AGCCTGGTGTCATCACTGATGGAGCAGAGTCCAGAGGAGATTGGTGACTTGTACCTGGATGTGGGGGAAGCCTACCTGGAGGAGGGCGAGTACATGtctgctctgcctctgctgtCTGCCCTCGTCGTATCCGAAAAGTACAACCTGGCTGTGGTCTGGCTCCGACACGCAG AGTGTCTGAAGGCGCTGGGCCACATGGAGGGGGCGGCAGACGGCTTCACCAGGGTGGTGGAGATGGCCCCGCAGCATCTGGAGGCCCGGCTCTCTCTGGCcaccctgcagcagcagctgggccGGCCAGAGTGTGCCCTCAAGGCCCTGGAGTCCATGTACGACAACGACACACTGTCTCAGGACTCATCAGCTGCACAGAAG GAGTTGAAGCTGCTTCTGCATCGCTCAACGCTGCTGAAGACTCAGGGACAAATACAGGATTACCTGGACGCTATGATCACCATGATCTCCATGCTGCTGAAG gTGGCCATGCAGCGagctaatgtgtgtgtatgctctgTAACCATGTCGGGTGAGACTCACCTGAAGCTGGTGAAGGTCAAGGACGTGATGCCAGAGATAGCTGACCATGTAGCTGCCTATCTGGACAATACTG GTAAAACCAATGTTCTGTCCAAAGAGGACTGGTGGCAGCTGCTTGTGAGCTGTGTGCTGACGATGTGTGAGGTGCACCGCTACGCTGAGGCTGATCTGCTGGTGGAGTCCACCATGGAGTTTTTCTCCTTCTATGACAACAAGCCCAAGAGAAAGGAGATGGAGTTCTTCGGCCTGTCTGCCACCCTCCTGGACCACAACTACTACAGTGCCTACAACTACATTAG ATTAATGCTGATGGAAAATGTGGATCTGCCTCAGCTTTGGAACATTTTCAACCAG ttGACGATAAAGTCTAAGCACCAGCGACATCATCGGTTCTGTCTACGTCTGCTGTTAAAACACCCTGACAACCACGCCTTGTGTGTCCTGTGTGGACACAACGCCATGGTGTCAGGAAGCTTCAAACATGCACTGG GGCAGTATGTGCAGGCCTTTCAGACGCACCCCAACAACCCACTCCACAGTCTCTGTGTGGGTCTCACCTTCTTCCACATGGCATCACAGAAATATGTTGCCAAGCGACACATCCTGGTGATGCAG GGTTTCTCCTTTCTGTGGCGGTATGTGGAGCTGCGTGGAGAGTGTCAGGAGAGCATCTACAACCTGGGCAGAGCGCTGCATCAGATAGGCCTCATACATTTGGCCATTCATTACTACCAGAAGGCACTTTCACTGCCCGCACAGAAACTGGAG GGTATTGCTGATGACCAGGTTGATCTGAGGAGGGAAATCGCCTTCAACCTGTCACTCATCTACCAGGCCAGCGGGAACATAGAGATGACTCGGCAGCTCATAAACACATACTGCATAGTTTAG
- the LOC109640462 gene encoding adenosine receptor A1-like, with protein MNVSSSICTAEMPYRFVPRLKGLYIATELIIAVLAIIGNFLVCLAVTRNKKLRTVTNYFLVSLAVADILVGLVAIPCAVLTDLGEPHHNMPLCLVLLSILMVLTQSSILSLLAVAAERYMAILLPFQYQRMMSPRNAQLVLLVTWGLGAISGSVPLIDWKRQPADSDYCIFTCVVDMSYMVYFNFFCCLLVPLVAMIIIYCHIFLTVRRQLRRIAVARGTAEDGRAAVCGSSETGTEDTGSSAAEGREGAGCEPDLRMGDVRQLEDKKSKTEVKSGNESLIDTETSTVFTKTGFRISSANLGSAPADLRPGESPRAKSKTRTLQELRKATSLFLVLFLFTVCWLPIHLINCILLLCPHCDVPMSLTLVAILLSHANSALNPILYAYRMRSFRHTLIGMWRGMWSAGPKHQ; from the exons ATGAATGTGTCTTCTAGCATCTGCACGGCAGAGATGCCTTATAGGTTCGTCCCCCGTCTTAAAGGGCTGTACATCGCCACCGAGCTCATCATCGCCGTTCTGGCCATCATCGGAAACTTCCTGGTTTGCCTGGCTGTCACCCGCAACAAGAAGCTTCGCACTGTCACCAACTACTTTCTG GTTTCACTGGCGGTGGCGGACATCCTGGTGGGCTTGGTGGCCATTCCCTGTGCAGTGCTGACGGACCTGGGTGAACCTCACCATAACATGCCCCTCTGCCTGGTGCTGCTCAGCATCCTGATGGTGCTCACACAG AGCTCCATCCTGAGTCTCTTAGCCGTAGCAGCAGAGCGGTACATGGCCATCCTCCTGCCCTTCCAGTACCAGCGCATGATGAGCCCCAGGAACGCCCAGTTGGTGCTGCTGGTCACCTGGGGCCTCGGGGCCATCTCCGGCTCCGTGCCGCTCATCGATTGGAAACGACAGCCGGCAGACTCTGA CTACTGTATCTTCACGTGTGTGGTGGACATGAGCTACATGGTCTACTTCAACTTCTTCTGCTGCCTCCTGGTTCCCCTGGTGGCCATGATCATCATCTACTGCCACATCTTCCTCACCGTTCGCCGCCAACTCAGACGCATCGCCGTGGCCAGAGGAACCGCGGAGGACGGGAGAGCTGCCGTCTGTGGGAGCAGCGAGACCGGGACAGAGGACACTGGCAGTTCAGCTGCTGAAGGAAGAGAAGGTGCAGGATGTGAACCAGACCTGAGGATGGGAGACGTCAGACAGCTCGAGGACAAGAAGAGTAAGACTGAAGTCAAATCTGGCAACGAGTCTCTGATTGACACTGAGACTTCTACAGTCTTTACGAAGACAGGGTTCAGGATCTCCTCAGCTAATTTAGGCTCTGCTCCCGCTGACCTCCGTCCAGGAGAGTCCCCCAGGGCCAAATCCAAGACCCGCACCTTACAGGAGCTGCGGAAGGCCACCTCGCTTTTCCTGgtcctctttctcttcactgtGTGCTGGCTGCCCATTCACCTCATCAACTGCATCCTGCTGCTCTGCCCGCACTGTGACGTGCCCATGTCGCTCACGCTCGTGGCCATTTTGCTTTCCCACGCCAACTCGGCCCTGAACCCGATCCTGTACGCGTACAGGATGAGGTCATTCCGACACACGCTGATCGGAATGTGGAGGGGGATGTGGAGCGCTGGGCCGAAGCACCAGTAG